The proteins below are encoded in one region of Asticcacaulis excentricus CB 48:
- a CDS encoding IlvD/Edd family dehydratase, translating into MSDRNLSRSKTKLRSRAWFDNPENADMTALYLERYMNFGLSLEELQSDKPIIGIAQTGSDLSPCNRHHLELAKRIRDGIIEAGGIPLEFPVHPIQETGKRPTAGLDRNLAYIGLVEVIYGYPLDGVVLTIGCDKTTPACLMAAATVNIPAIALSVGPMLNGWYKGERTGSGTIVWKARELLAAGEIDYQGFIKLVASSAPSTGYCNTMGTATTMNSLAEALGMQLPYSAAIPAPHRDRQECAYRTGKRIVDMVHEDLKPSDILTKEAFINAIRVNSAIGGSTNAPIHLNALARHIGVDLKIEEWQQYGEEVPLLVNLMPAGEYLGEDYHHAGGVPAVVGQLIKHGLIHENALTANGKTIGENCRDAVIEDERVIRPFEQPLKLAAGFRVLSGNLFDSAVMKVSVISPEFRERYLSDPTSPNAFTGRAIVFDGPEDYHHRIDDESLNIDEHCILFMRGAGPIGYPGAAEVVNMRAPNYLLKRGVTSLACIGDGRQSGTSGSPSILNASPEAAAGGNLAILQTGDQVRVDLNDNTVNVLISDAEIEKRRAALEAAGGFQYPAHQTPWQEMQRGVVGQMGSGMVLENAVKYQRIAQVGAGVPRDNH; encoded by the coding sequence ATGTCCGACCGCAACCTCTCCCGTTCCAAGACCAAGCTCCGTTCGCGCGCCTGGTTCGACAATCCTGAAAACGCCGACATGACGGCGCTCTACCTTGAGCGTTACATGAATTTCGGCCTGTCGCTGGAGGAGTTGCAGTCGGACAAGCCGATCATCGGCATCGCCCAGACCGGTTCTGACCTCAGCCCGTGTAACCGCCATCACCTCGAGCTGGCTAAACGCATACGCGATGGCATTATCGAAGCGGGCGGTATTCCGCTCGAATTCCCAGTTCACCCGATTCAGGAAACCGGCAAGCGTCCGACGGCAGGGCTTGACCGCAACCTGGCATACATCGGCCTTGTCGAAGTTATCTATGGCTATCCTCTGGACGGCGTCGTGCTGACCATCGGCTGCGACAAGACGACCCCGGCCTGCCTGATGGCCGCCGCTACAGTCAACATCCCGGCCATCGCCTTGTCGGTCGGCCCCATGCTCAACGGCTGGTACAAGGGTGAGAGAACGGGTTCGGGCACCATAGTGTGGAAGGCCCGCGAACTGCTCGCCGCTGGCGAAATTGACTATCAAGGCTTCATTAAGCTCGTCGCCTCTTCGGCGCCTTCGACCGGCTACTGCAACACCATGGGCACTGCAACGACCATGAACAGCCTGGCCGAAGCGCTGGGGATGCAGCTCCCCTACTCGGCCGCTATCCCGGCCCCGCACCGCGACCGTCAGGAATGCGCCTACCGCACGGGCAAGCGAATTGTGGACATGGTACACGAGGACCTGAAGCCGTCGGATATCCTGACCAAGGAAGCCTTCATAAACGCCATCCGTGTCAATTCGGCCATCGGCGGTTCAACTAACGCGCCTATCCACCTCAATGCGCTGGCCCGCCATATAGGCGTGGACCTGAAGATCGAGGAATGGCAACAGTACGGTGAAGAGGTGCCGCTGCTGGTCAATCTGATGCCGGCCGGTGAATACTTGGGTGAAGACTATCACCATGCGGGTGGCGTACCCGCCGTAGTGGGTCAGCTGATCAAGCACGGCTTGATCCATGAAAACGCTCTCACGGCCAACGGCAAGACGATCGGCGAAAACTGCCGCGATGCGGTAATCGAAGACGAGCGTGTTATTCGCCCGTTCGAGCAACCCCTGAAGCTCGCAGCCGGGTTCCGTGTCCTGTCGGGCAATCTGTTCGATTCGGCAGTGATGAAAGTCTCGGTGATCAGCCCGGAATTCCGGGAGCGCTACCTGTCTGATCCGACTTCGCCTAACGCCTTTACCGGCCGCGCCATCGTCTTCGACGGCCCGGAAGACTATCACCACCGCATCGACGACGAATCCCTGAACATCGACGAGCACTGCATCCTGTTCATGCGCGGTGCCGGCCCCATCGGCTATCCGGGTGCCGCTGAAGTCGTCAATATGCGCGCCCCCAACTATTTGCTGAAGCGCGGCGTCACCTCCCTGGCCTGCATCGGCGATGGTCGTCAGTCGGGCACTTCGGGTTCGCCGTCGATTCTCAACGCCTCACCCGAAGCGGCGGCGGGCGGCAACCTTGCCATCCTGCAAACCGGCGATCAGGTACGCGTCGACCTGAACGATAACACGGTCAATGTCCTGATCTCCGACGCTGAAATCGAAAAGCGCCGCGCTGCGCTTGAGGCTGCCGGTGGCTTCCAGTACCCGGCGCACCAGACGCCGTGGCAGGAAATGCAGCGTGGCGTGGTCGGTCAGATGGGGTCGGGCATGGTACTTGAAAACGCAGTCAAGTATCAGCGCATCGCTCAGGTAGGTGCGGGCGTACCGCGCGACAACCACTGA
- a CDS encoding MCP four helix bundle domain-containing protein: protein MSIRLRLMALIASFAVMSLLITGLALMSLDRYKAMMGAYGAAYDHAYDIERINHMISNVVMESRGIYLSEDAAEAKIFAGNLSRGLDEVERVLQSWKQSNDAEERARYTAIEPTARTFIAVRRQVAALANEGAIDKATALGTSSREDRIQLQKSLDKLVIEARKDLTNTQAEAATFSAQRSQTFLLMALFSIAGILCLSALAILHFITRPLRHVAGTIISLSEGKLDTPVPDDTDDKGEVAELWRAIARLKAHAIEAEKIVAAQRETERLQALEARQLILD, encoded by the coding sequence ATGTCGATTCGGTTACGTTTGATGGCCCTGATTGCTTCGTTCGCCGTCATGTCGTTGCTCATTACGGGCCTCGCATTGATGTCTCTCGACCGCTACAAGGCGATGATGGGGGCATATGGTGCCGCCTATGACCACGCCTACGACATCGAACGCATCAACCACATGATCAGCAATGTTGTGATGGAATCGCGTGGCATTTACCTCTCCGAGGATGCCGCCGAAGCGAAGATTTTTGCGGGGAACCTTTCCCGCGGCCTCGATGAGGTTGAGCGAGTACTTCAAAGCTGGAAACAGTCAAACGATGCCGAAGAACGTGCCCGTTACACCGCAATTGAACCGACTGCACGTACATTCATAGCGGTCCGTCGTCAGGTGGCGGCTCTGGCGAACGAAGGGGCGATCGATAAAGCCACGGCGTTGGGCACATCCAGTCGGGAAGATCGTATCCAACTACAAAAAAGCCTAGACAAACTGGTGATTGAAGCGCGCAAGGACCTCACCAACACCCAGGCGGAAGCCGCCACTTTTTCAGCGCAGCGCAGTCAAACCTTTCTGCTGATGGCCCTCTTTTCGATAGCGGGAATCCTTTGTCTATCGGCTCTGGCGATCCTTCACTTCATTACACGCCCGCTGCGGCATGTGGCCGGAACAATCATCAGCCTGTCGGAAGGCAAGCTCGATACCCCGGTTCCAGACGACACCGACGACAAGGGCGAGGTGGCCGAACTCTGGCGCGCCATCGCTCGGCTCAAGGCCCACGCCATAGAAGCTGAAAAAATCGTCGCCGCTCAACGCGAAACCGAACGACTGCAAGCGCTGGAAGCCCGTCAGCTCATACTAGACTGA